The following DNA comes from Bradyrhizobium sp. SK17.
GCTTCATCTCGCGGAAAATGCCCTCGCGCTGCATCTTCTTCTTCAGCGCCTTCAGGGCTTGGTCGACATTGTTATCGCGGACGAGAACCTGCACGCGGCATCCTCTTTTGAATTGATCGGTTCGGAATTCTGGCGAGGTGAAGGGGCGGCAAAGGCCTGCCTCTAAACCCTAGGCGCGCGCATGTACCAGACAAACGCGCGGATGTCCACCGGTCGAGTGACTTTCGGGCCTAGTAAAGCCACGAAATGCGGCGAAAATGCCTTTGTGCAGCCCTGATTTGGGTGGTTTGGCGCCAGGATCGAGGCCGCTCCCAGAGTTTTTGATAACTCCGGACATTGGAAATAGGGGAGATGCCACATGGATATGAAGAAATACGCTGCCGAACTGATCGGTACGTTCTGGCTCACATTCGCTGGCTGCGGCAGCGCTGTCATCGCGGCCGGCTTTCCGCAGGTCGGAATCGGCCTCGTCGGCGTGTCACTGGCGTTCGGGTTGAGCGTCGTCACCATGGCCTATGCCATCGGCCATATCTCGGGATGTCACCTCAATCCGGCCGTGACGGTCGGGCTCGCCGCGGGCGGGCGTTTTCCGGGCGGCCAGGTGCTGCCCTACATCATCGCGCAGGTCGCCGGCGCGATCATCGCGGCCTGGCTGCTCTATGTGATCGCCAGCGGCGCACCCGGCTTCGATGTCAGCAAGGGCTTCGCCTCCAACGGCTATGATGCGCATTCGCCGGGCCAGTACAGCATGGTGGTGTGCTTCATCACCGAAGTGGTGATGACCATGATGTTCCTGTTCATCATCATGGGATCGACCCATGGCAAGGCGCCGGCCGGCTTCGCGCCACTCGCGATCGGGCTCGCGCTGGTGATGATCCATCTCGTCAGCATTCCCGTCACCAACACCTCGGTGAACCCGGCGCGCAGCACCGGACCGGCGTTGTTCGTGGGCGGCTGGGCGCTGGGGCAGCTCTGGCTGTTCTGGGTTGCGCCCCTGATCGGCGGCGCGCTCGGCGGCGTGATCTATCGCTGGCTCAGCGACGAGCCCACCGGCATCG
Coding sequences within:
- the aqpZ gene encoding aquaporin Z, whose amino-acid sequence is MDMKKYAAELIGTFWLTFAGCGSAVIAAGFPQVGIGLVGVSLAFGLSVVTMAYAIGHISGCHLNPAVTVGLAAGGRFPGGQVLPYIIAQVAGAIIAAWLLYVIASGAPGFDVSKGFASNGYDAHSPGQYSMVVCFITEVVMTMMFLFIIMGSTHGKAPAGFAPLAIGLALVMIHLVSIPVTNTSVNPARSTGPALFVGGWALGQLWLFWVAPLIGGALGGVIYRWLSDEPTGIVAGVKTA